The following are encoded together in the Juglans microcarpa x Juglans regia isolate MS1-56 chromosome 2D, Jm3101_v1.0, whole genome shotgun sequence genome:
- the LOC121250463 gene encoding uncharacterized protein LOC121250463: MEEMNEQASNLVAFYKEVHWSREKGRFITDTAENNYNLMLERLKETEMDGDMDGAANAAFKEVLGHRSSYATGLGHSVIPDPSPSLRNNRNYQRIVEENEENENDANLYKNQLEALRSDLLEFKNQFKDYEKLMNTRMKDLESQRESHNETPIDA; encoded by the exons ATGGAGGAAATG AATGAACAAGCCTCGAATTTGGTAGCTTTTTATAAAGAAGTGCATTGGTCAAGAGAGAAAGGTAGATTTATCACCGACACTGCAGAAAACAATTAC AATCTGATGCTTGAGCGGTTGAAGGAGACCGAGATGGATGGTGACATGGATGGAGCAGCTAATGCGGCGTTCAAGGAGGTTTTAGGACATCGATCAAGTTATGCAACGGGACTAGGCCACTCTGTCATACCTGACCCATCTCCTTCATTGCGGAACAATAGGAATTATCAACGTATTGTtgaggagaacgaggagaacgAGAATGATGCAAACTTGTACAAGAACCAGTTAGAGGCACTGAGATCTGATTTACTAGAATTCAAGAACCAATTTAAAGACTATGAGAAATTGATGAACACTCGCATGAAAGATTTGGAGTCTCAAAGGGAGTCTCATAACGAGACTCCCATTGATGCTTAG